In a genomic window of Oncorhynchus keta strain PuntledgeMale-10-30-2019 chromosome 28, Oket_V2, whole genome shotgun sequence:
- the LOC118360980 gene encoding properdin-like codes for MVQLLWTSLVLLMTVRESVSQDVNCYSSFDSGNCDDLWLLGEVTMDDCCLNPHYGYIGADRKCKSCGPPSWSEWTAWGRCSVSCKEGVSQRRRECQGQGKCAQTTNHREIQKLVLETKVCIDSSCCPEQGQWSKWGQWQPCSVTCNKGVRNRVRTCTEPQPRCGGSCDGPSEEKEPCVVDLICPTHGGWSNWDGWQPCSGTCGGENLPRPTQRRNRSCNNPPPSSVPPGDECPGLGSNTRTCDELPFCPVNGNWGLWGPPSSCSVTCGVGIHEILRQCNNPAPKHGGLPCFGSNKDQKICNTKNHCPVDGQWSQWGRWEECKSNRGKIRCRKIGGQQRRQRWCEHTGFDGETCEGKITDYRACYDINLCHFDGKWSEWSEWSQCDPPCGEGAKRTRERKCIPDLSAYDETVGFHIKVKAYFDGTPFANCTLLKDPKQSLACMNVPPCDT; via the exons ATGGTGCAGTTGTTGTGGACTTCATTAGTGTTGCTGATGACAGTAAGGGAATCAG TATCACAGGATGTGAACTGTTACAGCAGCTTTGATTCTGGAAATTGTGATGATCTCTGGCTACTGGGAGAAGTGACAATGGATGACTGTTGTCTTAACCCTCACTACGGATACATTGGAGCAGACAGAAAATGCAAGTCTTGTGG GCCACCTTCATGGTCTGAATGGACTGCTTGGGGCCGCTGCTCTGTCTCCTGTAAGGAGGGAGTTTCGCAGAGACGACGAGAATGCCAGGGACAGGGAAAATGTGCTCAGACGACTAACCATAGAGAGATTCAGAAACTCGTGTTAGAGACCAAAGTCTGCATTGATTCAAGCTGTTGTCCAG AACAAGGCCAATGGAGTAAGTGGGGTCAGTGGCAGCCCTGCTCAGTGACTTGTAATAAGGGCGTAAGAAACAGAGTGAGGACATGCACCGAACCCCAACCTAGATGTGGAGGCAGCTGTGACGGTCCAAGTGAAGAAAAGGAACCCTGCGTGGTTGATCTCATCTGTCCAA CTCATGGTGGTTGGTCTAACTGGGATGGCTGGCAGCCATGCTCAGGCACTTGTGGGGGGGAGAATTTACCCAGACCTACACAACGGCGCAACAGATCATGCAACAACCCACCACCGTCCTCAGTGCCCCCTGGTGACGAATGCCCTGGGTTAGGGAGCAACACTAGGACCTGTGATGAGCTTCCTTTCTGTCCTG TGAATGGTAACTGGGGGCTGTGGGGCCCCCCCAGCTCCTGCTCCGTTACCTGTGGGGTGGGGATTCATGAAATTCTCAGACAGTGTAACAACCCAGCCCCTAAACATGGAGGTCTGCCCTGCTTTGGATCCAATAAAGACCAAAAAATCTGCAATACCAAAAACCATTGCCCAG TGGATGGTCAGTGGTCGCAGTGGGGGAGATGGGAAGAATGTAAATCTAATAGAGGAAAAATTCGTTGTCGAAAAATTGGTGGACAGCAAAGACGGCAAAGATGGTGTGAACACACAGGTTTTGATGGGGAGACGTGTGAAGGAAAGATTACAGACTACAGGGCCTGCTATGACATTAACTTATGTCACT TTGATGGTAAGTGGAGTGAATGGAGTGAGTGGAGTCAGTGTGATCCACCCTGTGGAGAAGGAGCCAAAAGGACCAGAGAACGAAAGTGCATACCTGATCTGTCCGCATATGA TGAGACAGTAGGGTTTCATATTAAGGTTAAAGCCTACTTTGATGGGACACCATTTGCGAACTGTACACTGTTGAAGGACCCAAAACAAAGTCTGGCCTGTATGAATGTTCCTCCATGTGACACATAG